DNA from Daucus carota subsp. sativus chromosome 1, DH1 v3.0, whole genome shotgun sequence:
CTTCCTGCTGACATTGTAGGAGCTACtaatgttttaaaatatttgaaagatttgatTGTTTCCCCAATGGGTTTATTGCTTATAGAATTTTATTGACTATTCTTGTGACTGTTGTATCTGCAGAGAGGAGTTTTTCAAAACTGAAGTTGCTGAAGACTTACATGCGCTCCACAATGCTACAGGAAAGACTTAATGAATTAGCGATGATAGCAATTGAAAGTGATCTCTTACAATATGTagaatatgaatatttagttgatGATTTTGCATCGAAAAGTTTTCGAAGGATGtcacttttcaaataaaatatgtaaacTATTGTGAAGTTATGATCAATgtaataaaagtttgatatttctGTTAAGAATGCAGTTAATTTTTTGGtttagtgtatatttttttttcaataaatgggccccaaatttaaatttagcacAGGGCCTCTTCTTTGATTGAGCCGGGCCTGGTTTTATCATAGGTATCTTTTGGGAGACACTTAAGGTTGGTTTCTTAGATTTGGACTAGACTAACCAATGCTAGTATACACTTTCGATATTCGAATTATATTGTGTTAGTACGATTTATATCATGTTAAAATGAGTTAAATAAAGGTCTCTTTGTACTATGAATATGTTTTTACGGGAAATATGGATATTATTAGTCagttttcataataaaataatatttaaaattaataaaaacagaTGTAtcatcaaaaatccaaattaaaatattaactaaagtaaataatcataaaatatatttttataaatgacAGGTTCTTATCTCACACAGTTGTAACGTTGGTTCATATCGCACAGGTTTCAAAGTTATATGCTAATTatcataataataaatgataacGTGTATATAGAATTTTGGTTTAGGATTTCTtgcatttttttcaaaattaaaacatgAATATATAATCTTTTATCATCAAAgattattatgaaaattttaaatattttacggATTAAAGACTACTTATTttcaaatcaaatattattatctacttttaatttttatagaattagaCAATATATTTACCAAATTTTGAGATTGTAAGGAAATCCAAGTAACACCGTGCAAAATCCATGATTACGGGGTTGTTTGTTTAAGAGAAGCAGACgctgcttctgacttctgcttttcttgacccgtttgtgtaaataagcagaatcacttttaagaagctggaaatgttagcttctctctcagaacttctgcttcttttccaaacattttattcacttatttatttctcacttcttaTTCACTTCTGCAGTTTAAGCAAAAAGTCACCttttttaagtttgcccaaacggcccccgCATCTTCCAACTTTTTATTAGTACCGCAACTGCAACTGTGATACATATTGGGCTGTACACTTTTGTGTTCCCCTATGTTTTTGTTTCATTCATGTTCTTGAGTGTAGATATACACCAGCTTTTGGCCTCTTCTGCCTTTCTTCTGTAGGTGtttcattataaaaaattgaactgGCCCCATCAAATCCTCCCCATTCATTGAATCTGcattctcattttttttcatcCGTACaatcacttaaatatataatactatatgatattaatatatcacagaattttcttattttctccATCTTCTCTGAAGCTCTGTACTTTTTGGTCTTCACCACACTCTTGGAGCTTACTTTCAAGAACTTGGCCTTGATTGTTTCTCAGCTGTCAACTTTTGTGTGCTTTTACTGATCAAGGTTATTTCTTTCAACCCTTTAAATAGCTCAACTCAAAAAGgctctttttatatatataaaaaaaggaaAGGCACCTTTATAATTTTGCAGTTATAAAGATTGTATCTTTATATTCTTCATGTTCctctttgatttttattgatGATTGTGGTGTGTGTTTTGGTGTTTGATTTAGAGGGGTCTTTTTTATGTTGCTTTTTTGCATGATTGATATGTTGCTTGATTCTAGAATTGTTTCTTGAAAATGAGCTTATGGTGTAGGAGATGAACTAGGTTTTGATTGTTTGTGCATTGTAGATTGAATAACTATATGGAGTTTTGGATTACATGGATTGGAGATACTGGTGATTGATGGGATTGTATGTATTGGCATATAGTTCTGTCAAGGTATTAGATTAGGCCTGAATTAGGGTGGTTGTTTTAAGTTTGTTTCTAGTCATTGGGGGCGAGAAATGGAAGGGAATTTGCAATCAGGAAATATGTTTTCGGGAATGGGGGCTTATGGAGGAGGAGGGGGACTTGACTTGCAGGGGTGTTTGGGAGTACACCATCATCAACAACCATCTTCACTGCAACAAcatcagcagcagcagcagcaacagcagcagcagtCTGATTGCGGGCAAGGGGGCATTCCTCATCCATCAATCCATGACAATTTTCCCCACGCAACTGGAGGCAGGCAAGACTATGATCAGACAATTTCAATGGCTGAATATTCTAGGGGCAAGCATTCCGCAAGTGATGAGGAGCCCAGTTTTACAGATGATGCTGCTGACGGTCACAGTTATGGGAGTAGAGGAAATAATGTCCCGCACTGGCATCGTGTGAAATGGACTGATGTAATGGTGAGGCTAATGATAACAGCTGTTTCGTACATAGGCGAGGAAGTGGCTGCTGAGTCTGGTGGTGGGGCAAGAAGGAAATATGCCAATTTGCAGAAAAAAGGTAAATGGAAATCAGTTTCGAAGGTCATGGCTGAAAGGGGCCATTTTGTTTCACCTCAACAGTGTGAGGATAAGTTTAACGATCTTAATAAAAGGTACAAGAGACTGAATGAGATCCTTGGGCGGGGAACAACTTGTGAGGTTGTTGAGAATAACTCACTCTTGGAGGTGTTGGATCACATACCAGAGAAACTGAAAGAGGAGGTTAGAAAGATTCTTagttcaaagcatttgtactatGAAGAGATGTGTTCTTATCATAATGGGAATCGCCTGCATCTGCCTCCAGATCCTGAATTGCAATATTCTTTGAGGTTGGCTCTTAGAAGTAAAGATGATCATGAGACCAATGAAGCAAGGAAGCACCCACACAATGACATTGATAATGATGATCAAGACATTGAGATGGAAGAGCAGGCTAATTCTCTGGACAGGCATGCATCTCAAGGGGAGCGCAGGGAAACATATGGGATCCCAGGGGCTTCTATGAAGAGAGTAAAACAATGTCAGGGTCATGAAAGTAATGCCTATGGTAATTCCCTCACTTCTTTAGATTGTAACAAAGGTTTCAGCTCTCAGGCACAAATTGCTCCTGTTGATATGAATCAAGTATTACCACAAGGTGTGAATGCAAACTTGTCGCAAAAACAGTGTATGGAACATCACTCGATGCAGATTGAAAGACAGAAGCTACAGATTCAGGCGCAGATGTTAGAATTGGAGAAAGAACGGTTCGAGTGGCAAAAAACTTGCAGGAAAAGAGACAGGGAGCTGGAGATGATGAAAATGGAAAATGAGAGGATGAAGCTCGAGAATGAGCACATAGCACTAGAACTGAAGCGCAAGGAGATGGGCGCAGACAACTGATTGCTcagtaaaattcaaaattttcgaCTAGTTTGTGAGGTTTTAGTTTTATTATGCTGACATTTCAAGTTTCTCTGATTACAGAACATTGGTTCTGAGACCTTGTTGAGTTTATATCCGTACTTGTGTTGCACATGATAAATCATGGTTGAATCTGGCTTGTGCTGCAGTGTTTGATcctaaaatatgaatttttgatGTGCAGTACTTGGCCCTCTTTTTCATAGACTAGGTTCTGGTGTGACACTTGAGCATGTTATCCTAGACTATGATTTTTGTTTGACGGTGTTTAATTTTGACTTGATccttataatttcttttctttgtaCTTGAATTTGCTTTGCACATCCTCTCTATTGTATGGAAATAATGCGTATTATATGACTACCTCAAGGGGTACAATCAGTGTTTGGTTGTCTATAAATTATATACCTGTACTTGAAATCATAAAAATTTTATGATTCACCACATTAAAATCAGGTATCTTATAATTATCTTGTTGAGGTGAGCGGGCAGAGCACAACATATCAAGGCCTCAAGTACACTAGCAGGTGTTTACCTGGTGATTCCAGTTTCATTTGGAAAGAAAAAGCACTTACCTGCTAGCATACGTGAGACCCTGACATGTTGTGTGATAGGGACTTCTTGCAGTAAGAAGCAACTTAGATGGTTGCAGGGCCGGGTTTAGTTTGTTATAGGGCTGACCTATTAAATTTGTGCAAATTTGCCATGCATCCACTATTCTTAAGCCTGCAACTGCAAATTAAAATCGTGGAACAAGGTTTCCCAGATATATTAGTGAAGTGTTTTTATCATCTTTCATCCAGATAGTTGTGTGCTGATTTTATGTTTATCAATCCATAACAGTTTCCAGAGAACTCTTACTATCAAGCATTGTGCAAACCAGTAATTACATTCTTGAGTTCTAAATCATGCAGGAGTGTTGATGTAAGTCTACTTCACTAATAGGTTGCGGACATTATACTCGTTTCTGGTTGGTGTACCAGATACGATTTGCATTCGTTCCATCCTGGTAATCACTGATAAATGTCTTGATTAGTTTAGGAAGAGTGCCTTGCCCCTTTTGGATGATCTCTAAACCATATATCTCTACTGTTCCTTTCTTCTCTTATAAACTTTATGTAGTTTTTGGCTGGGCTTTTAAGGAGTTTATAATCTGAAAAATGTATGTCTTTTTTTACTCAATAATATATTCTCTAGAGCTGTCCTCCATTGGTTGGGGATAAAACTATTTGCGTATTCAATACTATTTCTTTTGTTCGCTTGAAAGGTTTTAAGTATGCATAAAATCCAAATAAAGCTTTAAACTTGAATATTGCTTTGAGCTCTTCACAATGGCTATATACTGGTAGCTTTGTTGTAGGAATATAAAGGAAAGCTAGAGCCCTCTGCACAGTCTATTTTGTTGAAGCTGATGTGATACATCATGAATCAAGAAGTAGCAGTCCTCATATGGGTTTCTTATTGATTACTGGTGTTAACCCAGACAACCTTTGTTTAGGTGTTCTTTTAGCGGTAGCTGCTGGCTTGGTTTGTAATCTTTTGATGCCCACAAGGTAGTCTCTTTTGAGGCATCTTTTAGGAGGTTTTTGTCTTTCTCGTTGTTCGCTTCAATATCATCTCAAGTCTCAACCGTTTATCTATGTCGTAGTTTTTTACAACATGAGGACTGAGACGGAGAATGCTGTGCTTTTTTTGCTGTTCGGTTTATTGACAAGTACTTCATTAAATATTCATGTATATGGCTTGCTGTCTAGATACATAAATCTTCCTACAATAAATTTGCCGCTTTATAACATGCTCTGTGCGTCAATATTGTTTGTGCCTATTTTATAgaagagtttacaatctgagcaAACCCTGTTTGATTAATGAGTAATTCCTCAAAGAGTTTGCAAGCTGAGCAGCTGGTTCCATTTGTACACTGGGTAGTTCTGAAAGTTAGACTTGGTTCATACCTACTGGATGAAGTTGTATATAGAAAGAAATTAGGTGATAAAGTAATTCATGCAGAAATAGTAGATTAAACAGAATGGCAAATTGGCAACAAAGGCATGAGTCTGTTTGTAACAATATTGGGTCTGTACTGTACTTGTGTGTCAGCTCAAACTTCATCACTTAAGATGTGATATTGCTACCAGTTAGGCAGTTAAATTATTGGTAATACATAGTTTGAGTAGATAATAGGGTAACTGATATACATTTCTCTGGTGTTAGAAAGATAGACCGATATTTTTAGAGAGTGATTCACTTACAAGTTACAGATGAGGTGGAATGGAGTAATGTGGTGGTTTATGGTGGCAGCTGTAGTGGCAACGACAACGGGGGGGAAAGAACCAGAGCTGCACAGGGTGGGAGGCAAACGAGGGTGGACTGATCAAAATGTAAATTACACAGAATGGGCAATGAATCAGACTTTCTATGTCGGCGACTGGCTCTGTAATTATCTCTTCCTCACTGTATCTAACTTGTTTTCCTGGCttcataataatttaaacagTCTTTGTTTTTATACCAATACATACATAGAAATTTTATTACATCTGCATGTCAAGTGTTTGTTGACTATGATTTGATTTGAGTGTTTTGGGTCTCCAATAAAAAACTTTGAGTGTTATATTCCTTACTGCTATGGTTTTTAGTGACTCGAATTCTCAATGTTGCTTCTTGGACTCCATAATTACTGATGTCGATGTATGGTTAGATTTTGGATTTGACAAGCGCAAATACAATGTGCTAGAGGTGAACCAAACAAGCTATCAGCAATGTAATGACAAAGGTTTTATCAAGAATATTACAAGGGGCGGCCGTGATGTTTATAATCTCACAGAAGCGAAGCTATTTTACTTCCTCAGCAGCGGAGGCTACTGCTTTCATGGCATGAAATTAGCTGTCGATGTTGTGGAATTTGTGCCCTCTTCGGAAACAGTTCTGTATGACAATGGCTCTCCAGTACTAATGGCAGCCACAATAGGCAAGCCGTCCCTCTTGCATTTGATCTGCTTTGGTCTTACACTTAGAAGAATACTAAATTATTAGTAGTTGAACAGAAGCTACTCAGCTTACCTGGTTTTGGTCATAACTTATGCAGTCATTTTAGTCTGAATGACAATAGTGTGTGATAGTAGACAAAATTCAGTCTGAGTGCAAATTACTACTAGCATCATAGTTCTGTTCTGTAAGTAGTTTTCGAGGAACCTGCATTATGAATCTGTGGAGTTTCATCACTTGAGACGAAATGCAGAATAAACCTTGATACGTTCTTCACGGATACATGCTGATCCTCCATGCTAATTTGAAACCAGAAAAATACTATTTAAGAATTGTTTTGTAATCTTTGTAATGATCTTCTATCCTACTATCATAAAAGGGCCTAGAGCTTATTGAGCTTGCTTAACATTAATCATGCAAATAGATTTGCGTTAAAGATGTTGTGCATTGCTTAGTCTCTTTCCAAGCTTTTAGAGCTATTGTCAGTCTGTCTGGTTTGTCATATCTACATTTTTTGTGGCTTTCAAGTCTTTCTATTTGAATGTGTTTTTCGATCTCTGAGTGAAGAGAACATAGACACTCAGTCTAATACGTAATGTTTATATGTTCTGATGACTTGCTTATGCTTACATTTATGGAAGATGATTAACTATTAACCAATAGAGTGCCCAGTAACATTTCCACATTAATAGTCCTTCACTAAGAACTGGCCTTGGCTCTATGCTGTTATGCCTGATATTTTATTAATCTCTACTTCTTGGGACCAAATAGGTCAATACATTGCCAAATTGCATGTACTTACCACCAATGCCCTTAGCATAGAAGCCTTATATTCACATTTATCTTTCTTCGGCGAAAGTCAACTCAAATAGTGAAGCCCTCGCCCCTCGACTCAGGCTCAACCTCTCGTTACCAAGAGAAGAGGATATCCGCGCAATATACACTTATCGCGCTTGTTTAAAATGTAAAATGGTCACAGGTGAGCATAACTGAATACAGTCTGCTTCAATTTGGATCTGTCATTTCTTATGATTGGCAGTAGTAGACTAGTAGTATGAGTCCCACTGTTATGTGGTCACAGTCCTAACTTGCAGATGAGCAGTACATGGGCTTCTATATAACTACACATCAAATGTGTCAACTATATTTCTGCACCTGCATCTCCAAATCCCTATATGAATATGTACtcgaatatattattttaacttatCCATTTAATTGCATGAATCATGAGGCATGtccttcattttgtttttaggCTGATGATAGTTGCCCACAATAATTTAGCATTAAATTTGACTCTGACCTACTCACACGCAGAGAGACATGGCAACTCTTGTTGGTCTGAtatggaaaaaagaaaaaagaaacaaattttttaattttggttttGGCCAAAGTGGATAACTACTTCTGGGGATGCTTGGATTTCTCTTACTATCTTGTCAAGTAAAATAGGCCGACCCCTGAGTGCACAGATGCTCctccttttttattatttgttcttTTCACTTTTAACATACAATTTTAGGTCTTTTAGTGCATATCTGATCGtttgttataaattaaaaaaatttcaaagcaCCTAAATCACCGAAAGTCAAGATGTtcaatttctaaataaaaaaacagagggtGCACATAATTTTTCCAGGAAAATGGTATTTGTTGAGCCGTTCTTTCTGTTTACCGGAAACTTTGTACTCCCTCAGTCCTCGTTTACGTTCACTCTTCGTACGCATTTTGACACTCGCATaaggtataattttataactttttttcaaaaaatttctttttttattttttttttaatattatctcaataactattatatataatatatattaagtaCTCCGTATTTTTTGGTTAGGATTCCACACCCGGCTCTAACTATTACAAATCATTATAATCAGtatcatcaaaattcaaaaaatttacaaattttacaaaattaaaaaaaaattaaacactaCCTAATATAATATccagtgttgtgaaaagcgcaaatGGGTTCTAAGCGGTGAAAAGACCTTCAAGCGATAATGCGGACATTTAACCGGAAATTTAAACGGAttaataaaacataattaaatatttagttaatgtatcaatatatttaaaaaaaatatcatgttgtagtaagaatttaaaattttaatatttttaataaaatattttttaattttttaatataattatactccctctgtcccagtcaattgtatacgtttcttttttactgctcgacacgctttttaaggcacttataaaacatagttctacaacttatttgtaagattttctttttttgtataaaagtataaatgttatacttttatacaggaaaaaaaaaatttaaaaataatttacagaactatactatattgaagcattaaagtccgtgccgcgcccccgtcccccaatgtatactattgactgggacggagggagtagttatattataaaaattaatattttataattaagaaattaGCAAGTCAATATCACTCATACCATTTAATTACCGCTTAACAACTGCTTAATCCGTTTGATTTTTAGAAATACTTAATCATCCGTTtagtataaaatcaaaaatgttTTATGACCGATTCTGGTTAGACGATTATAATCATTTGGCCCTCCTGAGGATATACAAGGTGCATATATCGCCaaataaattttagaatataaatcCACCCTTGCGACATCTAAACTGGTTGATGTGAAATTATCTAAAGGAAAAATGAAGTTAGGCCGATTATTAAGCATTATCAACAAATTTATTGGCATCAAAGTAAGAAGATAAAAAGGCTCATCCTTagttgatactccctccgtcccacccatttctttacactttcctttttggggcgtcccatccaattctttacatttcaaaacttaccaaaaatagtcaatgggtcccagcacttctccacttttctttccttttcacactacttttactccactatcttctttttatatattaaaaatcgatgggtcccaccattttacccacttttcttcctattttccactactttatacatattccttaacctccgtgcccaacccattcgataagaaatgggtgggacggagggagtatatataggGAGACCCACGTCATGGAAGATGAGTATCTCCTTTTATAGTATTTGACAAGGAAAAgtgttcaaaattaaaatttccaCATCAAGAAAAGTTTAATCAATCTAGCACCCAGAAAATTGCTTAATTACTGCAACTTGGTAATTAATCTTAAGAAAGAGATCTGTAGTTTTTCTAAAAAGAGATCTCCGGtgattaaattaaacaaaaaaagggAGATTTATGTTATGACAAGtatgtttaaattaaaagaaatttgGTGATCCAAGGCAATTAATTAAGGGAGGAGGAATCTACATGTGGccataatcatttttatttgtttgtttaacATGCACACATGCTTTCATGTTGGTTGTTAATCTGGAGATTATATAACTATAAATATACTGCAATGAATGAATGTATATCACTTGTAGTAGAGTTGTATATTACTGTTGGTGATGTGCTTATGCTAATTGAGTATAAGAATACAAGTACAGCATCAGATTATTTAGCTTTTTGACTTTCTTTAAGCGATTTATAGATTCCCAGTGAGTTCTCACTGCTACTTGCTTAGGAGGTACAACATCATGATACACAGCATCATTCATGTTGCATGTGTGTTTCAGATACATGCATGTGTGTTAGACCAGCAGATCAAAGAAAACGATCGGACGaggatatatatattcttttttttttcccgctaatttggatatatatatatatattcttagtaTCGTAGTCCAGTAGAAATCGATCATGTCTTGATACCAAAAATTAGATGATTGAAATAACAAGGTAGGTTTTAAATGTCTAATTGAATCATATATTGCTCAATACTTCACATCAAATTAAACACAAAGCAAGATCCTTTGAGGAATAATTGAGGTCATGtttaatgtatattatatttctagacACAAGTTATTCATTTCTAAACAATACataaatatgtaattatttgatatttatgcaaacaagaaatattaaatacgtaaatattttatattatctaaatataatttgttttttcaaaataaatattttatttttgttcattAAGACCGGCCAAACCTCCCGACTTATGTATCATGTTAATTAACTAAAGTATCTGGAATATTAAGAACAGCCGAGCATTGCCTATGATTTAAGATTGTGACAATATTATCTCAGTTCGAAGGAAGCAAAACACCCCATATGAAGTGTGTAAAACTATCTGATTATTTCAGCAACGCCCCCACAAAGCCATGTTATCTGGCTTTATTAGCTAgtgcatatataaaattatatctcaGATAGTTTCCGTTTTGGATGTGTTGGCTCGGTACTGAGTAATATATTAAGACAAGGTCTGTGGCTGGCATGCATCActaatctcatttttattttttattaaacctTTTCCAGTGTTATTTTAGGTTATCTCGTAAATTGACAAGAAATTTGGTAATGAATGTTCTGGAGTCTTGTTTATTAATATGCATAATTATGCTAATACTTTATTAAgtaaaatactaaaaaaataacaaaatatgctCCTAAAATAATTCTATAGATGTTATaggatttattataattatattattttcttaaccCTCTTTGTTATTCTGGAAATGTTTTTAGTCGAGTGAATCAATACTAAAGgagtttgttttaattttagaaaatagtgAGAAGTTATTTATAATTCGAGTGAACTAATACTAAacaaatttgttttaattttagaaaatagtgataagttatttataattaaaataatttttaatttatatatatgaaaaagttttttgatatttacaactTAGCAGTTAtacaaatcattaatataataataaatattataaattatttttttaaataatttttacatatttgtaatatcaaattttaaaagaaaaaataaatcactACAAAGACTAGGATTGCAACTTTTCAAATATTGACTTATAAATCAGAAGtcgatttataaatttttacacaaacaaactTGTTCTTTTATGAGTTTAAAAACTCCACCAgcattttgttatttttctCGGCTATTAAACTTCATTgtctatttaattatatattttccaaATTTTGTATTGCTTTTCACAAAGTAAACAAATTTACCATATAATGTagtaaattaatttaatgtgAGCAACTTTCTTGAGAGAATGAAATGACAAGAAAGGAATTATGAAATCAACATGGAGGAGTATCATATACAATTCTCAATTTTTCTATaactttataataattaattttttatacgaGTATGAAAGAGTAAGACGTAACATGAAAGATAATAGAAAGTTAATGTTTATATTTCAATCTGCAAATTACAGAACAAAGAAAAATTGCAGGAACAGTGAAAGTTGGTCCCATTTTTTAAAGATAAGGAGAGTCCACGAAACAATTACATTGATTTTATAAACTTTGCAGTAGAAATAAAAAGGCAGGCCAGTGACATTGAGATATGCATTACATGTTTCTTTCTTCGGTATAGCGATAAGTTCAAACGTAGAGAAGATAAGGCTTTTTGTACAACAGATGTGATGGTAACAGGAGCTTCAATGTGTCCTTTTAATATACAgattacaatataatattacatataCCTCTGTGACATGAATCCTGtttcatatattaatacttatatattagcaattttaattttaaatattcgtCGAGAATTAGCGATTAAGTGTTAGCAGATTGAATTACatattttgactagctgattaaaACATTTTGACTAGCGGACTAGCTGATTAAAACATTTTGACTAGCGAATTAAATTAGCAGTTTCTTGTAAATGTGTTTGATAAATAGCtgattcattaatttttttctgacCCAATCATAGACCTCTAACCTAAAACACTCCtcaaattagtttttttttgaaattaattttttggatCGAAACCTCTATTTCAGTCACCTAACTTGGTAACTttaatattaacatattttagtGGTTGAACTCTAAACACCTTA
Protein-coding regions in this window:
- the LOC108205358 gene encoding uncharacterized protein LOC108205358, yielding MEGNLQSGNMFSGMGAYGGGGGLDLQGCLGVHHHQQPSSLQQHQQQQQQQQQQSDCGQGGIPHPSIHDNFPHATGGRQDYDQTISMAEYSRGKHSASDEEPSFTDDAADGHSYGSRGNNVPHWHRVKWTDVMVRLMITAVSYIGEEVAAESGGGARRKYANLQKKGKWKSVSKVMAERGHFVSPQQCEDKFNDLNKRYKRLNEILGRGTTCEVVENNSLLEVLDHIPEKLKEEVRKILSSKHLYYEEMCSYHNGNRLHLPPDPELQYSLRLALRSKDDHETNEARKHPHNDIDNDDQDIEMEEQANSLDRHASQGERRETYGIPGASMKRVKQCQGHESNAYGNSLTSLDCNKGFSSQAQIAPVDMNQVLPQGVNANLSQKQCMEHHSMQIERQKLQIQAQMLELEKERFEWQKTCRKRDRELEMMKMENERMKLENEHIALELKRKEMGADN
- the LOC108205359 gene encoding early nodulin-like protein 20, giving the protein MRWNGVMWWFMVAAVVATTTGGKEPELHRVGGKRGWTDQNVNYTEWAMNQTFYVGDWLYFGFDKRKYNVLEVNQTSYQQCNDKGFIKNITRGGRDVYNLTEAKLFYFLSSGGYCFHGMKLAVDVVEFVPSSETVLYDNGSPVLMAATIGKPSLLHLICFGLTLRRILNY